GAGCCGGTGGCGCTCAGCTGCCCGGCGTGTGGTGGCGTGCTGACCAAGCTGCATACACCGGGCACGCTGCGTTTTCGTTGCCAGGTGGGTCATGGCTACACCGCGCCCGCACTGATGTCCGCGAAGGAAGGTTCGGTGGATGAGGCGCTGCGCGTGGCCTTGCGCGTGATCGAAGAACGCGCCGAATTGGTGAGCCGGATGGCCGGGGACGACCGCGCTCACCAGCCATCGGTCGCTTCGCTGTATGCCGCGCGTGCCAAGGAATACCGCGGCTATGCGGATGTGTTGCGCAGCGCCTTGTTGACCTCACTGCAGCGCCCGGTCGAACACGGCGCGCTTGTCGAAGACGGCGCGTTGCTGACGCAGGAAGATCAGCATTAAGCAACGCGAGTCATGCCAACAGGCGCGGCCAGCCGTCACCTTGGCCTTCGCCTCACTATTGGTCCACCCGCGCCGGTGGGTTCCGCAGAGACATGCGAGCGCTTACGCTTGTCGGTCTTCCTGCACTGGACCCGGCAATGACAGAGCAAACGCGGTATCCCATCGGCAGCCCCGGCCAGGCCTGGGGCGAGACAGAACGTGCGCAGTGGCGTGCGCGGCAAGTCCGCCGCCGGGTCTATGCAGATGACGTGCTGCAGCCGGTCGCCGCACTCGCCGGTGCATTCGAGTGCACGCAGTACGGCGTTATCGGGCAGGGCGCGGACACGTATCCACTGATGGCACTGCGTACCCCGCACTGGGATGCCGCCTTGCCATGGGCGCTGGTCACCGGTGGCGTGCATGGCTATGAAACCAGTGGCGTACTGGGCGCACTGCAATTCCTGCAGGAGCGCGCAGCAGCGTATGCAGGGCGCATCAATCTGCTGGTCGCTCCCTGCGTCAACCCGTGGGGCTATGAGCGCATCCAGCGCTGGAATGCCGAGGCGATCGATCCCAATCGCGCCTTCCGGCCCAACAGCCCTGCGGCGGAATCGGCAGCGCTCATGCAGCTGGTGACCACCGTCACCGGTACGACGTTGCTGCACATCGATCTGCACGAAACCACCGACAGTGACGAGACCGAGTTCCGCCCGGCGTTGGCCGCGCGCGATGGCGTGCCGTTCGTGCCCGGCAGCATCCCGGACGGCTTCTATCTGGTGGGTGACAGCGACGACCCGCAGCCGGCATTTCAGCAGGCGGTGATTGCAGCGGTGGCACAGGTGACCCATATCGCGCCAGCCGATGCACAGGGCGAGATCATCGGCGCGCCGGTGGTGGGCGAGGGCGTGATCAACTACCCGGTGCGCCGGCTCGGCTTGTGCGCCGGTGTCACCGAGGCGCGCTATCGCACCACCACCGAGGTGTACCCGGACAGCCCGCGTACGACGCCGGCGCAGTGCAACCTGGCCCAGGTGGTGGCGATCTGCGCCGCGCTGGATTGTGCGTTGGCCAACACCTGATGCGGCATCACCAGGCCGTGCACATTGCGCGGCCAACGGAATATGCGCGCGGCGCTGATGCACAGCGGTTACGGCAGGCCTGCCGCGGTGCTCGCCTGCGCCACGTAGGCTGGCACCAACCCGGCTTCCATCGGCCTGGCCAACAGAAAGCCTTGCGCCTCGTCGCAGCCCCAACTCCGTAGCAGCGCAATTTCGTCGGCGTGCTCGATGCCTTCGGCCACGGTGCGATAGCCGAGTGCGCTGGCCAGCCGCACGACGGCTTCTGCACGCAGCTGCATGCCGGATTGATCGGCGATGCCGGTCACCAGCGAGCGATCGAGCTTGAGCACATTGACGGGGAGCTCGGTCAGGTAGCCGAAGTTGCTGTAGCCGGTGCCAAAATCATCGATCGCGACGCTGACGCCGGCGTCGCGCAGGGCACGCAAGCGTGGCAAGGCCTGCACATTGCTGCGCAACCAGCGGCCTTCGGTGATTTCCAGCTCGATCCGTTCGGTAGGAATGCCCAGGGCCTGGCAGCGGTCGATCACGTCCGAGGCCAGATTGACGTTGCCGAAGTCGCGCGAGGACAGATTGATCGATAGCGAAAAATCCAGGCCGCCAGCGCGCCACGCGGCCAGTTGCCGGAGTGCATGGTCGATCACCCATTCGGTAACCGTGCACATCAGCGCGGTTTTTTCGAACAAGGGAATGAATTCATCGGGCCCGATCGCGCCCAACGTTGCGTGCTTCCAGCGCAGCAGGGCCTCGAAGCCGGTCACCGACAGGTCCAGCAGGTTGATGCGTGGCTGGAACACCAGGCGAAAATCGCCTGCCTCCAATGCCGCTTCTGCATCCAGTGCCAGACGATACGAGCGCTGGATGGCGTCGTCGTGCGCCGCGCTATACCAGCACAGGATCGCGTGGTGGCTCACCGCATCGCCCAAAGCAACGAGCCCTTTGCGCATCACATCGCCGGTGTCGGGCTGACGCGGCAGGAACTTCACCACGCCGGCATGGAAGGTCAGCGACATCGGGATGCCAGCCGCATCCACCGGCGCGTGCAGCATGTCGCGCAGATCCAGCAGCAGGTCTTCCATTTCATCGGCGGCAGAATTCAGCAGGAAGAAGGCAAACCGCATCGGTGCCACGTGATACACGGTGGCCTTGCCGCGCAGTGCGCGCGTCAGTACGTAGCTGGCATGGCGAACGAGCTCTTCAATGGGCTGCATGCCCAGCGCCTGCCGCGCCTCGTTGGCCGCATGCGTGTCGTAGATCTCGATGAAGGCCGCCAGCACCGGCATGGCGTGGTTGCCGTAGGCGAGCGTGTCCAGGTCGGCCTGCAACTGGCGGGCGTTATGCAGGCCGCTATGCGGCTCGCGGCGGCCGGCACCGAACTGCAGCTCCAGTTGTGCGGCCGCCACATTGGCGAACATGCGCAATTGCTGGCGCTCCTGCACGTCCAGGCGCCGTTCGTAGGCATCCAGAACGCACAAGGTGCCGTAGACGCCTGTCTGCGGTGCACCAATGGGAACACAGGCGGCAAAGCGTGCGGGCTCGGCGGTCGCTGTCTCACCGAGCCGGACTGCAGGCAGCACCGCCACGGCAAGTGCCTCATGCTCAGCGTCGTGCGTGCCGTTGTCTTCAAAGGCCGCCACGGTCTGCATGGCCTGGTCCGGTGCAATGCCATGCGCCGCCAACACACGCCGCCGCCCGGATTCGGTAATCGTCAGCGCGGCAGCGGCAGCACCCAGCGAATGGCATACCAAACGTGCAATTTGATCGAGAGGCTCCATGCCGGCCAGGTCGGTCGGTGTATCGCGCCACTCCAGATGCCGCTGCTGTCCCTGTTCGTCTGACGAACGCGTCATGCCATTGAGCTCCGTGGTGAAGATCACACTATCGCGTGATCGATATCAAAGGGAAGTGCTGATTCAGCCTTTGGGGTTCTGTAGCGAGGCGTGCATTCCATTGTCTCGAGACACGATGAGGCATTTTTTCCGCGCGACGAAAAAAGGCTGCTTATCCAATCAGTGGTCTTGGCGGCAGAGGTCGTTTAATTGGTGTACCGGATTTTGTATATGAAATTTCATCTGATTTCATTTCATTCGCTCCTCTCGGAATTGGCGCATTAACTTGATGCGGTGCCGCAAAGCTGATGCGTGCGTGCAGTGCCGGAAATTTGACGCGGACCACTGTGTGGCTTGCAGCATCAGCCAAACCCATCCGCTGGAGTTCCTTTTAAATCGGGCACTGTGTCGTTCGCATTAACCAGGCAGGTCCGTAACGCTCGCCGCGACTGCACCTGATGTTGAATTTAATACTGCAAACGACCGCGAGCATACCGTTCGACATTTTCCAGTTCTGTCGCGCAAGTATTTATGGTTAGTGATACTTCGCACACTTTGTGTATAACGATTCGTTTATTAATCGCTCAGAACATTCGGCGGGATTGGTATTCATCGTACTCATCCAGGGGTTAATCGAGCGCTGCCATAAGGCCGGCGTTTGATCCAAACATTTTTTGAAACGTCATCCAGGCGCGCATTTGCGTGCGCGCCGATCTTTGCTTGTAACTCAGGAGAAACATATGAATCGTGCGTTTGCGCTGGTCTGGAACGCGGCTATCGGTAATTGGGTCGTCACGCACGAGTTGGTGCGGCGGCGGCGTAAATCGGGAGCGACCCGGCGCAATCTGCCGAGCATGGTGATCCTCGCCCTGGGAGCGGCTGCACCCACGCTGGCCTGGGGAGCGTGCACGCCGGCGCTACCTGCCGCTGGGCAAACGGTGACCTGCACTGGATTGCCGATCACCAGTAATGCGTTCTCCAGCAACGCGAGCAATCTGACCGTCAATGTCGCCCCCGGAACGCAGATGACGGCGGGGCTGCTTGGCGGCACCGCCATTGCACTCGGCGGTACCAATTCCACGCTCAATAACAGCGGCACCATCGATCCTTCCGTGCTTGGCCTGCTGTCAGTGCTCAGCACCGGCGTGACGATGGGCAACGCCAGCTCGACGCAGGTCACCGTCAATAACCTCGCGACCGGCACGATCTACGGAAGCGGCGGCCTGCTCGGTGCCAACCTGCTCAACCTCGATGGCATGGCGCTGGGCATCACAGCTGCGCCCGCCGGCGTGGTGCAGATCAACAACGCCGGCACCATCAGTAGTCGCCCCCTGTTGAATCTCTCGGTGCTTGGCTCGGATACGCCGGTCATCGCGGTCAGCGGTGGCGCCACGGTCAACGCAGTGAACTCCGGCACCATCGAAGGGCGGGTGGGTTTCCAGAGCTCGGCCACCGGCAACACCTTCATCAATTCCGGCGCCATCAACGGCAGCGTGTCGATGGGCGCCAACAGCATCAACAGCTTCACCGCGGTCACCGGTAGCAGCGTCAACAGCGCAGGTGGCATCGGGGTCGCGCTACTTGGCCCAGGCGGGTTGTTGAGCTTTGCGGCAACCGGCACCGTGGATGGCGGGGCGGGCGGCACCAACACCTTGATCCTGCAGAATTCCGCCACGGGCACTGGCAGCGGCACCGCCGGCACGGCGGCGCTGAGCACCTCGCAATACATCAACTTCGGTAGCCTGCGCGTCAACAGCGGTACCTGGACGCTGGGCGGCGCGACCAATTTCAGTAACACCGCGCTCAATGGCGGCGTGGCGCAATTCGCCAACCCGGCCCTGTTCGGCACCAACATCACCGCCAACGGTGGCGCGATCGAGGCCACCGCCGCCAATCTGACCTTGAGCCCCACCGGTGGCATTGCACTCACCGGCACCGGCCTGACGGTACAGGGCGCCAATGCATTGACCATCGGCAGTGCGCTGACCGGGACCGGCGCGCTCACCAAAACCGGTATAGGTGCCGTCACCCTGACCGGCGCCAATACCTATAGCGGCGGCACCACGCTGGCAGCCGGCAGCCTGACGCTGGGCAATAACACCGCGCTGGGAACCGGCACGGTGACTGCGGCAGGTGGCACCCTGTCGGGCACCACCGCACTCAACCTCGCAAACGCCTTTACGTTGACCGATAGCCTGACCATCGGCGGCACCAATGCGGTGCGGCTCGGTGGCGCCGTCAGCGGCGGCGGTGGTTTCGTCAAGACGGGTACCAACACCTTGACCCTGGGCGGGACCAATACCTATACCGGCGGCACCACGCTCAATGCCGGCACAGTGGTGCTGGAAAATGCCGCCGCTCTGGGCACCGGCGTGGTGACCGCAGGCGGCGGAGCGCTGGACACCATCGCACCGTTGTCGCTTGCGAACAGTGTGCTTCTCAACAGCACACTAGGCGTGGGTGCCACCGGGAACGCGCTGAGCCTGACCGGCGTGCTGTCGGGCACCGGCGGCATTACCAAGACCGGCACCGGCACGTTGGCGCTCACCAATGCCAATACCTATACCGGCGCGACCACGCTGGCCGGCGGCACCTTGCAGGTAGGCAATGCGGCGGCATTGGGTGGCAGCACGCTCAATGTCACGGCTGCGTCCACCTTGTCGAGCAGCATTGCGCTGGCACTGGGCAATGCGGTTTCGCTTGCAGGTCCATTGACGGTGAGCGGTGCCCAGGCGCTGACGTTGGGCGGCGCCATCGGTGGCACCGGCAGCCTGCTTAAAAGCGGTACCGGCGACCTCACCCTGACTGGCACCAACAGCTACACCGGTGGCACCACGTTGAGCAGTGGCCGTCTGCTGGTGGGGACGGGCAGTGCGTTGGGCACCGGCACGCTCACCGCCAGTGGTGGCGAACTTGCTGCCACGGCACCCACCACGCTGACCAATGCGGTCGCGCTCACGGGTGCGCTCGGTGTGGGCGGCAATGGCACGGCGCTGACGCTGTCCGGTACCGTCAGCGGCACCGGCAGTGTCAACAAGCTGGGCACCGGCACGCTGACACTGGGTGGTTTGAATACATATACCGGCGGCACCACGCTGGGAAGCGGCACCTTGCAGGTGGGCAGTGCCACGGCATTGGGCGGCGGGGCGTTGAACGTCACCGGCAATGCCGCGCTGCAAAGCACGGCGGCCACCACGCTGGGCAACGCCGTGAACCTGTCTGCTGGCGCGCTGACGTTCGATGGGACGCAAGCGCTCAGCCTGACCGGCACGGTCAGCGGCACCGGCAGCCTGGTCAAATCCGGCACCGGTGATCTCAGCTTGAGTGGCAACAATGTGTTCACCGGCGGCACCACGCTCAGCGCTGGTCGGTTGACGGTGGGCAGCAATACCGCATTGGGCAGCGGCACGTTGACGGCAGCAGCCGGTAGTACGCTCGATTCTGCAGTGGTGAGCACACTCGCCAACGCGATCGCGCTGACCGGCGTGGGCGCTGTCAATGTGGGCGGTGCCAACGCGCTCACGCTGAGCGGCGACATCAGTGGCGTGAGCAGTTTGAACAAGGTTGGCACGGCGAGTCTGAGCCTGACCGGCAACAACACCTATACCGGCGGCACGCGCCTGAGCGCGGGCAGCTTGCTGGTGGGCAGCGATACGGCGCTGGGCACCGGTGCACTGACTGCCGCCGGCGGTGTGTTGGACAACACCGCGCCCGTGTCGCTGAGCAATGCAGTGGTGCTGGAGCAGAATCTGGCGCTGAGTGGCAATCAGGATCTTGCACTCGGCGGCAGCGTCAGCGGGACGGGTGCACTGATCAAGAACGGCAATGCGGCGCTGAGTTTGACTGGCACCAATAACTTCACCGGTGGTGTCACTCTCAACGCAGGCACGTTGCTGATCAACAGCGGCGCAGCACTGGGAACCGGTGTACTCACCGCAGCCGATGCCACGCGTCTGGACACAACCGCCGCTGCCAGCGTCGGCAATAACGTGGCCCTGCTTGGCGCACTCACGGTAGGCGGCAGCAACGCGCTGGATCTGACCGGCACCGTCAGCGGCACCGGCAGCCTGATCAAGGAGGGTGTCGGCGCACTCACGCTCACCAGCAACAACGTTTACAGCGGTGGGACGCAACTCACCGCAGGCAGCCTGGTGGTTGGCGCGGATGCTGCGCTTGGCACCGGCGCGTTGACCACCGCCGATGGCACCGCGCTCAGCGCAAGCACTGCAGTCACGCTGCAGAACGGCATCGCGCTGGGCGGTGCGCTCAGCATCGATGGGCAACCGCTCACGCTCAATGGCGTGGTCAGTGGCGCGGGCAGTTTGATCAAGAACGGCACCAATGCGCTCACGCTCAACGGCAACAACACCTGGGCCGGCGGGTTGCAACTGCAGGCCGGCTCGGTACTGGTGGGCAGCGATACCGCGCTTGGCCTGGGCACCCTCACCGCTGCCGCCGGCACCACGCTGGATGCCACCACCGCGGCAACCTTGGGCAATGCAGTCGCAGTGGATGGCGCGCTCACCATCGGTGGCACGCAGGATCTCACCTTGAATGGGGTGGTCAGTGGCGCCGGCAGTCTGGACAAGCAGGGCACTGCCACGTTGACGCTGGGTACTGCGAACACGTTTACCGGTGGGACGACGCTGGGCGCTGGCCGCCTGGTGCTTGGCAACGAAGCCGCATTGGGCACGGGGCAACTGACCATCGCCGGCGTCGCCGAACTGGATACCGCTGCAGCGACAAACCTCGCCAATGCCGTGCAGTTGAATGCACAGCTCACCTTGGCCGGCAGCAACGACCTGAGCTTGAACGGTGCCATTACTGGCACCGGCGGCCTGCTCAAGAATGGCACCGGTACGTTGTCACTCACCACCACCAACAGCTATAGCGGCGGCACCACGCTGACCGGCGGCACACTGGCCGTGGGTGCGGATGGCGCACTCGGCACCGGCAGCCTGTCGGTGGTGGGCGATGCAGTGCTGAGCAATGCGATTGCCGTGGCACTGGGCAACGACATCACCCTGGACGCGGCGTTGACCGTCGATACGGTGGGCGACCTGCTGGCCACCGGCAACATCAGCGGCACCGGCGGGCTGACCAAGACCGGCGCGGGCATTCTTACCCTCGACGGCAGTAACAGCTACACCGGCCCGCTGGCAGTGCAGGCCGGTGCACTGGTGGCCAACACCGCTGCGGCACTTGGCAACGCGAGTACGGTGGATGTCGGCGCCGGTGCCTTGCTGAGCCTGACCGGCGGTGGCCTGATCAACAGCCTGGGCGGCGCCGGCAATGTGGATGTGGGTGCGGGCAGTACCTTGCAGGTGGGCGCGGGCAGCTTCGCCGGCAGCCTTATCGGCAATGGCAACCTGGACAAGATCGGCACCGGTACCTTGAGCCTGCTCGGCGACAATGGAGTGGCCGGCAGCACCTCGGTCAGTGGCGGCACCCTGGATGTGGCGGGCAGCCTGACCAGCAGCACGCTGAATGTGGCGCTCGGCGGCACCTTGCGCGGCGCCGGCGCGGTGACCGGCCCGGTGACCATCGCCGACGGCGGGCGTCTGGCGATCACCAGTGGTTCCACGCTCAGCGTGGGCGGGTTGTCCCTTGCATCCGGTGCCTTCATCGATGCCTCGCTGGCAGCGCCAAGTGCCACCCGGCTGCTTGCGGTCAACGGCAACCTCACACTCGATGGCACGCTCAACATCACCGACATCGGTGGCTTCGGCACCGGCGTTTACCGGCTGATGGACTACACCGGCCTGCTCACCAACAATGCCCTGTTGCTCGGCACCATTCCCGGCAGCGTGGACATCAGCCAGTTGGCACTGCAGACCGCGATCGGCCAGCAGATCAACCTGGTGGTCACGGCACCCGGCAGCATCGTGCAGTTCTGGGATGGTGCGCAGACGGTTGCCAACGGCAGCGTGGACGGCGGCAGTGGAATATGGGGCGCCGCCAGCAACTGGACCGGTCAGGACGGCACCGCCAACAGCACCTGGCAGGGCGATTTTGCGGTGTTCTCTGGCACGGCCGGCACCGTGGGTGTGCAGGGCGCCCAAGCGGTGGGCGGGCTGCAATTTGTCGCCGACGGGTATCAGTTGACCGATGCCGGCGCGGGCAGCTTGAGCATCACAACGCCATTGACGGCGGTCCGCGTGGACCCCAATGCCACCGCCACGCTCGATGTCGGCATCAGCGGTGCAGGTGGCCTGGAGAAAGTGGACACCGGCACGCTGGTGCTGGATGCGGCCAATAGCTACACCGGCGGCACCACGCTCAGCGGCGGCACGCTGGTGCTTGGCGATGCGCAGGCGCTCGGCAGTGGTGCACTCACCACCGCCAACGGCACCACGCTGGATACCAACCAGGCCCTGGCCGTTGGCAATGCGGTCGTGCTCAACGGCGCGCTGAATCTTGCCGGCAGCAACGATCTGGCCTTGAACGGCGCCATCACCGGCGCGGGCAGCCTGGTCAAGAACGGCACCACCACGCTGACGCTCGACGGCGCCAACAGCTACGCCGGTGGCACGGTGTTGAATGCCGGCACGCTGGCGCTGGGCAGCAATACGGCGTTGGGCACCGGCAGCCTGTCGGTGATTGGTAACTCCACCTTGAGCAACGCGATCGCGTTGGCATTGACCAACAACCTCACGCTCGGTGCAGGGCTCACCGTAGACACGGCGGCCGATCTTTCGCTCAGCGGCGTGCTCACCGGCGCAGGCGGGTTGACCAAGACCGGCCTGGGCGCGCTGACGCTGGCGGGCAGCAACAGCCTCAGCGGTCCCTTGTCGGTGCAGACCGGCGTGGTGGCGACCACCGCGCCGGGTGCACTCACGGGCGTGGGCGCAGTGGACGTGGCCGCAGGCGCGGGCTTGCAGCTGGGCAGCAACACCGCACTAGGTGCACTGACCGGGCTGGGCAATGTCGCCATCCTGGGCGGCAGCACGTTGCAGGTGGGCAACACCAATGTCACCGGCACCTTCGGTGGCAGCCTGAGCGATGCGGGCAATCTGGAAAAGGTCGGCACCGGCGTGTTCCAGCTCACCGGGACCAGCAGCATTGGTGGCACCACCCTGGTGAGTGCGGGCACGTTGGATGTGGACGGCACGCTGGCCAGCGCAGGTGGGCTCACGGTCGCCAACGGCGGCGCCTTGAGCGGCAGCGGCGTGGTGGATGCGGCGGTCACGGTAGCCGACGGTGGCCGCGTGGTCGTGAGCAGCGGCGCGCTGCTGACCACCGGCACGCTGAGCCTGGCACCGAATGCAACCATCGATGCGTTCCTGGGCATTCCCAGCCAGACCGGCGTGCTCGCGGTCAACGGCGACCTCACCCTGGACGGCACGCTCAACATCACCGACATCGGTGGCTTCGGTAATGGTGTGTATCGCCTGATCGATTACACCGGCGGGCTGAGCGACAACGGCCTGGCCTTCGGCACCATTCCTGGTTCTGTTGATCCCACACAATTGGCCTTGCAGACCGCGTTGGCGCAGCAGGTCAACGTGGTGGTGTCCGCGCCGGGCAGCAACGTGCAGTTCTGGGATGGCGCACAGACGGTGGGCAACGCGCAGATCGAAGGCGGCACCGGCACCTGGACGGCGGGCGCCACCAACTGGACCGGCATCGATGGCCTCACGAATACCGATTGGCAGAACAGCTTTGCCGTATTCGCCGGCACTGCCGGCAACGTCGGGGTGCAGGGCACGCAAGGCATCACCGGCATGCAGTTCGCCACCGATGGCTATGTGCTCACCGATGCCGGCGCCGGCGCGCTCAGCGCCAATGCCGCCACCACCATCGTGCGCGTGGATCCGGGTGTCACCGGCACCATCGACGTCACCATTGGCGGCACGGGCACCTTGCAAAAGCTCGATACCGGCACGCTGATCCTGGGCGCAGCCAACACCTACACCGGCGGCACCGCGCTGGGAGGCGGCACCCTGGTGCTGGGCGATGCCCAGGCACTGGGCACCGGCACGCTCACTGCTGCTGGCGGCACCACACTGGATGCCGATCAGGCGCTTGCCATCGCCAATGCGGTGGACCTCACCGGCGCGCTGACAGTGGGCGGTAGCAATGATCTAGCGTCAAGCGGTGCTATCACCGGCGCCGGCAGCCTGATCAAGAACGGCACGACCACGCTGACGCTCGACGGCGCCAACACGTACGCGGGCGGCACCGTGTTGAACGCCGGCACCTTGGCGGTGGGCAACAACACGGCACTGGGTGGCGGCAGCCTGGACGTGATCGGCACCTCCACCTTGAGCAATGCCGTGTCGGTGGCACTGGGCAACGCGGTCACGCTCAACGCCAATCTCGCTGTTGCCAATGCGGCCGATCTGTCGCTTAGCGGCGCGATCAGCGGGGCAGGCGGGCTGACCAAGAGCGGCACCGGAACGCTGACCTTGTCCGGCGCCAACAGCTTCAGCGGGCCACTGGCGGTGCAGGCCGGTGTGCTTGCCACGACAGCCGCCGGCACGTTAGGCACGACGAGCACTGCCGATGTCGCCGCAGGGGCCAGTTTGTCGCTGGGCGGCAATGCCGCGCTGGCCACCTTGACCGGGGCCGGTACTGTCGCCATTACCGGCGGCAACACCTTGCAGTTGGGTGCCAATGCCGCCAGCGGCAGCTTTGGCGGTACGTTGAACGACGCCGGCAACCTGCAGAAAGTAGGCACCGGCACGCTGCAGCTCACCGGTACCAGCGCACTTGGCGGAACGATGCAGATCAGCGGCGGCACGCTGGATGTGGATGGCACGTTTGGTAGCGCCGGCGGTCTTACCGTCGCGACGGGTGCGACGCTTACCGGCAGTGGCAATGTGGTTGGCGCGGTCGGCGTCGCCGATGGCGGCCGCCTGGGGGTGACCAGTGGTTCCACACTCTCCACCGGTTCATTGACGCTGGCATCTGGCGCCAGCCTCGACGCATTGCTTGGAGTGCCCAGCGATA
The nucleotide sequence above comes from Xanthomonas campestris pv. campestris str. ATCC 33913. Encoded proteins:
- a CDS encoding M14 family metallopeptidase, yielding MTEQTRYPIGSPGQAWGETERAQWRARQVRRRVYADDVLQPVAALAGAFECTQYGVIGQGADTYPLMALRTPHWDAALPWALVTGGVHGYETSGVLGALQFLQERAAAYAGRINLLVAPCVNPWGYERIQRWNAEAIDPNRAFRPNSPAAESAALMQLVTTVTGTTLLHIDLHETTDSDETEFRPALAARDGVPFVPGSIPDGFYLVGDSDDPQPAFQQAVIAAVAQVTHIAPADAQGEIIGAPVVGEGVINYPVRRLGLCAGVTEARYRTTTEVYPDSPRTTPAQCNLAQVVAICAALDCALANT
- a CDS encoding EAL domain-containing protein, translated to MIFTTELNGMTRSSDEQGQQRHLEWRDTPTDLAGMEPLDQIARLVCHSLGAAAAALTITESGRRRVLAAHGIAPDQAMQTVAAFEDNGTHDAEHEALAVAVLPAVRLGETATAEPARFAACVPIGAPQTGVYGTLCVLDAYERRLDVQERQQLRMFANVAAAQLELQFGAGRREPHSGLHNARQLQADLDTLAYGNHAMPVLAAFIEIYDTHAANEARQALGMQPIEELVRHASYVLTRALRGKATVYHVAPMRFAFFLLNSAADEMEDLLLDLRDMLHAPVDAAGIPMSLTFHAGVVKFLPRQPDTGDVMRKGLVALGDAVSHHAILCWYSAAHDDAIQRSYRLALDAEAALEAGDFRLVFQPRINLLDLSVTGFEALLRWKHATLGAIGPDEFIPLFEKTALMCTVTEWVIDHALRQLAAWRAGGLDFSLSINLSSRDFGNVNLASDVIDRCQALGIPTERIELEITEGRWLRSNVQALPRLRALRDAGVSVAIDDFGTGYSNFGYLTELPVNVLKLDRSLVTGIADQSGMQLRAEAVVRLASALGYRTVAEGIEHADEIALLRSWGCDEAQGFLLARPMEAGLVPAYVAQASTAAGLP